One Saccharomyces eubayanus strain FM1318 chromosome VIII, whole genome shotgun sequence genomic window carries:
- the ORT1 gene encoding Ort1p encodes MDDSGNKGWLEGAIRDIVNGSIAGACGKVIEFPFDTVKVRLQTQASSVFPTTWSCIKYTYQHEGIARGFFQGIASPLVGASLENAMLFVSYNQCHKLLEKHTNVSPLGEILISGGVAGSCASLVLTPVELVKCKLQVANLQSTSTKVKHTKVLPTIKAIVSERGVTGLWQGQSGTFIRESLGGIAWFATYELMKQSLKDRHTLDDPKRNENKIWELLVSGGSAGLAFNASIFPADTVKSIMQTEHISLTNAVKNIYAKFGIKGFYRGLGITLFRAVPANAAVFYIFETLSAL; translated from the coding sequence ATGGACGACAGTGGAAACAAAGGTTGGTTAGAAGGTGCCATTCGCGATATAGTAAATGGTTCCATCGCAGGTGCATGTGGTAAAGTAATCGAATTTCCATTCGATACTGTGAAAGTCAGGTTGCAAACACAAGCGTCAAGTGTCTTTCCAACGACTTGGTCGTGCATAAAATACACTTACCAGCATGAGGGTATAGCGCGAGGATTCTTCCAAGGGATTGCTTCGCCTCTGGTGGGGGCATCCCTAGAGAACGCCATGTTGTTCGTTTCATATAACCAATGTCACAAGCTTTTAGAGAAGCACACAAACGTTTCTCCGTTAGGAGAGATATTAATCTCTGGTGGAGTGGCGGGCTCGTGTGCAAGCCTGGTACTGACACCTGTAGAATTGGTAAAATGTAAACTGCAAGTTGCCAACTTACAGAGTACCTCTACTAAAGTGAAGCATACAAAGGTTCTGCCTACAATAAAGGCGATCGTAAGCGAGAGAGGTGTAACAGGATTGTGGCAAGGACAATCGGGGACTTTTATTCGAGAGAGTCTTGGAGGTATCGCCTGGTTTGCGACCTATGAACTAATGAAACAGTCTTTGAAAGACAGGCATACTCTTGATGACCcgaaaagaaacgaaaataaGATATGGGAACTTCTCGTTAGTGGAGGGAGTGCTGGTTTGGCATTCAACGCTAGTATTTTCCCTGCAGATACGGTGAAGTCAATAATGCAAACAGAGCATATAAGCCTTACCAATGCGGTGAAGAATATATACGCCAAGTTTGGTATAAAAGGGTTTTATAGAGGGTTGGGTATAACACTCTTTAGAGCTGTGCCAGCCAATGCAGCTGTTTTCTACATCTTTGAAACTCTTTCTGCTctgtaa
- a CDS encoding putative haloacid dehalogenase-like hydrolase produces the protein MTKLQGLEALRHIKAVVFDMDGTLCLPQPWMFPAMRNAIGLHDKSIDILHFIETLPTEKERKEACNQIEVVEAKAMNQMQPQPSLIDLMKYLTTNGISKNICTRNVGAPVETFVARFIPQEFSKFDHIITRDFKPTKPQPDPLQHIASKLNLSPSEMIMVGDSYDDMKSGRSAGCLTVLLKNHVNGHLVLENKDLVDVSIEDLSEIIKLIQNLNKSSL, from the coding sequence ATGACCAAGTTGCAAGGACTAGAAGCATTAAGGCACATCAAAGCAGTTGTATTCGATATGGATGGTACGTTGTGTCTGCCTCAACCATGGATGTTCCCTGCGATGAGAAACGCCATAGGGTTGCACGACAAATCGATCGATATTCTTCACTTCATTGAAACGCTGCCCACAGAGaaggaaaggaaagaagCGTGTAATCAAATAGAAGTAGTTGAAGCCAAAGCCATGAACCAGATGCAACCACAACCCTCCCTGATTGATTTGATGAAGTATCTGACAACCAATGGTATTAGTAAGAATATATGTACTAGAAACGTCGGTGCTCCAGTGGAGACTTTCGTTGCAAGGTTCATCCCACAGGAGTTTTCCAAGTTCGACCATATTATAACAAGAGATTTCAAGCCCACGAAACCTCAGCCCGATCCATTACAGCATATTGCCTCCAAGCTGAACCTAAGTCCCTCTGAAATGATCATGGTGGGCGATTCGTACGATGACATGAAATCTGGTAGATCTGCTGGTTGCCTGACAGTATTGCTCAAAAATCATGTGAATGGCCATCTAGTGCTCGAGAACAAAGATTTAGTAGATGTCTCTATAGAAGATCTTTCAGAAATCATAAAACTGATTCAAAACCTGAATAAGAGTAGTCTCtag
- the VPS17 gene encoding retromer subunit VPS17, with protein MASAVPYDPYDDLDNNPFAEPQEDHQPIAATADGSSSMKEEQASAEEATVSDQATSVVNSAQEELGGKENSTLSKPVTKRDGDNPILAQPLQRDILPERNDEKKKYTMLVKVSGLERFGSTTGKKDNPTIVFDCSTNLPTFRKKQYKNVKKSYEEFHQLFKYLNAAIQESFVPTLPPAYTSFGINSEEDKTKVSRNFQLWFNRVSQDPLILRNEEVAFFIESDFGTYTPINKYKSLASGLRRKTLKQLAPPYDETTELAEFRPLVKSIYVVSQNLQEKLLKVSRNRKIMVQEENAFGQDFGNLDEHNKLYKRYGKILTAVGDIDSIIATMDMATFYDGLEWVVRDSYVVKEALTNRHFIMRNLNQAQQNSKAKQEQARRFRSRRDINPMKIDEALRQLKTATKDEQVLTLKLQRITSNMLIERKQWLAWYEEWIRNSIKEFTLRKIEYERKKLTLLERVRSDIRKADENGGLSRLGRQAVSANSTDTSQTVKGDSWTGESNRKSQIPINKIAHTEFDNELFTEDDGCASQDSDTTSLNARHAASLLGMSTK; from the coding sequence ATGGCGTCGGCTGTACCTTATGATCCATATGATGATCTGGATAACAATCCATTTGCTGAACCACAGGAAGATCACCAGCCAATTGCAGCAACCGCTGATGGATCTTCCTCTATGAAAGAAGAGCAAGCAAGTGCTGAAGAAGCCACTGTTTCTGACCAGGCTACCAGTGTGGTCAACAGTGCTCAAGAGGAACTGGgcggaaaagaaaattcaacACTGTCAAAACCAGTTACCAAACGAGACGGAGATAACCCTATACTGGCACAACCCCTTCAACGTGATATACTTCCTGAAAGAAATgacgaaaagaaaaaatacacTATGCTTGTCAAAGTATCAGGGCTGGAACGCTTCGGATCTACCACTGGTAAGAAAGATAATCCAACTATCGTATTTGACTGCTCAACAAACCTACCCACATTTCgcaaaaaacaatataaGAAcgtcaaaaaatcatacgaagaatttcatcaactgttcaaatatttaaatgCTGCTATACAAGAATCCTTTGTTCCCACCCTTCCTCCCGCATACACATCATTTGGTATTAATAgcgaagaagataaaactAAAGTTTCACGGAATTTCCAGCTCTGGTTCAACAGAGTATCACAAGACCCGCTGATTCTTCGGAATGAAGAAGTGGCTTTTTTCATCGAAAGCGACTTCGGTACGTACACTCCCATCAACAAGTACAAATCACTTGCATCAGGGTTGAGgagaaaaactttaaaGCAGTTGGCACCTCCTTATGATGAAACCACAGAACTAGCAGAGTTCCGGCCATTAGTCAAATCTATATATGTTGTCTCTCaaaatttgcaagaaaAACTGCTAAAGGTTTCAAGGAACCGTAAAATAATGGTTCAGGAAGAAAATGCATTTGGCCAGGACTTCGGTAATTTGGATGAACACAACAAACTATACAAGAGATACGGTAAGATTTTGACTGCTGTGGGTGATATTGATAGCATTATAGCCACTATGGATATGGCGACATTTTACGATGGTTTGGAATGGGTTGTTAGAGATAGCTATGTCGTGAAAGAGGCATTGACTAACAGACATTTTATCATGCGAAATCTAAACCAAGCACAACAGAATTCAAAGGCTAAACAGGAACAAGCTCGCAGATTCAGGTCCAGAAGAGACATTAATCCCATGAAAATCGATGAAGCACTACGCCAGTTGAAAACAGCAACCAAGGATGAACAAGTTTTGACTTTAAAGCTTCAGCGGATTACATCCAACATGCTTATTGAGAGGAAGCAATGGCTCGCCTGGTACGAGGAATGGATAAGAAATTCTATTAAAGAATTTACACTGCGGAAAATAGAATACGAAAGGAAGAAGCTAACGTTACTGGAACGAGTCCGCTCCGATATCAGGAAGGCTGACGAGAACGGTGGTTTATCACGTCTGGGACGCCAGGCTGTTTCTGCCAACAGCACCGATACTTCTCAGACTGTCAAGGGCGACAGTTGGACTGGAGAGAGTAATCGTAAAAGTCAAATCCCGATCAATAAGATTGCTCATACCGAATTTGACAATGAACTGTTCACAGAAGACGATGGATGTGCCTCCCAAGACTCTGACACTACATCGCTGAACGCTCGTCATGCTGCATCGCTGTTGGGTATGTCTACTAAATAG
- the EFT1 gene encoding elongation factor 2 has protein sequence MVAFTVDQMRSLMDKVTNVRNMSVIAHVDHGKSTLTDSLVQRAGIISAAKAGEARFTDTRKDEQERGITIKSTAISLYSEMSDEDVKEIKQKTDGNSFLINLIDSPGHVDFSSEVTAALRVTDGALVVVDTIEGVCVQTETVLRQALGERIKPVVVINKVDRALLELQVSKEDLYQTFARTVESVNVIVSTYADEILGDVQVYPAKGTVAFGSGLHGWAFTIRQFATRYAKKFGVDQSKMMERLWGDSFFNPKTKKWTNKDTDADGKPLERAFNMFILDPIFRLFTAIMNFKKEEIPVLLEKLEIILKGDEKDLEGKALLKVVMRKFLPAADALLEMIILHLPSPVTAQAYRAEQLYEGPADDASCIAIKNCDPKADLMLYVSKMVPTSDKGRFYAFGRVFAGTVKSGQKVRIQGPNYVPGKKDDLFIKAIQRVVLMMGRFVEPIDDCPAGNIIGLVGIDQFLLKTGTLTTNETSHNMKVMKFSVSPVVQVAVEVKNANDLPKLVEGLKRLSKSDPCVLTYMSESGEHIVAGTGELHLEICLQDLEQDHAGVPLKISPPVVAYRETVETESSQTALSKSPNKHNRIYLKAEPIEEEVSLAIENGVINPRDDFKARARVMADEFGWDVTDARKIWCFGPDGNGPNLVVDQTKAVQYLHEIKDSVVAAFQWATKEGPIFGEEMRSVRVNILDVTLHADAIHRGGGQIIPTMRRATYAGFLLAEPKIQEPVFLVEIQCPEQAVGGIYSVLNKKRGQVVSEEQRPGTPLFTVKAYLPVNESFGFTGELRQATGGQAFPQMVFDHWATLGSDPLDPTSKAGEIVLAARKRHGMKEEVPGWQEYYDKL, from the coding sequence ATGGTTGCTTTCACTGTTGACCAAATGCGTTCTTTAATGGACAAAGTTACCAATGTGCGTAACATGTCCGTTATTGCTCACGTCGATCATGGTAAGTCCACTTTGACCGATTCCTTGGTCCAAAGAGCCGGTATCATTTCCGCTGCTAAGGCCGGTGAAGCTCGTTTCACCGATACCAGAAAGgatgaacaagaaagaggTATCACTATCAAGTCCACTGCCATCTCCTTATACTCTGAAATGTCCGACGAAGATGTCAAGGAAATCAAGCAAAAGACCGACGGTAACTCCTTCTTGATCAACTTGATCGATTCCCCAGGTCACGTCGATTTCTCCTCTGAAGTCACTGCCGCTTTGCGTGTCACCGATGGTGCTTTGGTTGTCGTCGACACCATCGAAGGTGTCTGTGTTCAAACCGAAACCGTTTTGAGACAAGCCTTGGGTGAAAGAATTAAGcctgttgttgttatcaACAAGGTTGACAGAGCTTTGTTGGAATTGCAAGTTTCCAAGGAAGATTTATACCAAACTTTTGCCAGAACTGTTGAATCCGTTAACGTCATCGTCTCCACCTACGCCGATGAAATTTTGGGTGACGTCCAAGTCTACCCAGCCAAGGGTACCGTTGCCTTCGGTTCCGGTTTGCACGGTTGGGCTTTCACCATCCGTCAATTCGCCACCAGATACGCCAAGAAGTTCGGTGTCGATCAATCCAAGATGATGGAAAGATTGTGGGGTGACTCTTTCTTCAACCCAAAGACCAAGAAGTGGACCAACAAGGACACTGATGCCGATGGTAAGCCATTGGAAAGAGCTTTCAACATGTTCATCTTGGACCCAATCTTCAGATTATTCACTGCCATCATGAACttcaagaaggaagaaattcCAGTCTTGCTAGAAAAGTTGGAAATCATCTTGAAGGGTGACGAAAAGGACTTGGAAGGTAAGGCCTTATTGAAGGTTGTTATGAGAAAGTTCTTGCCAGCTGCTGACGCTTTGTTGGAAATGATCATCTTACACTTGCCATCTCCAGTCACTGCTCAAGCTTACAGAGCCGAACAATTATACGAAGGTCCAGCTGACGATGCCAGTTGTATTGCCATCAAGAACTGTGATCCAAAGGCTGACTTGATGTTGTACGTCTCCAAGATGGTGCCAACCTCTGATAAGGGTAGATTCTACGCTTTCGGTAGAGTTTTTGCCGGTACTGTTAAGTCCGGTCAAAAGGTCAGAATCCAAGGTCCAAACTACGTTCCAGGTAAGAAGGACGATTTGTTCATCAAGGCCATCCAAAGAGTTGTTTTGATGATGGGTAGATTCGTCGAACCAATCGATGACTGTCCAGCCGGTAACATTATCGGTTTAGTCGGTATCGAtcaatttttgttgaagacCGGTACTTTGACCACCAACGAAACCTCTCACAACATGAAGGTCATGAAATTCTCCGTCTCTCCAGTTGTGCAAGTCGCTGTCGAAGTTAAGAACGCCAACGACTTGCCAAAATTGGTCGAAGGTTTGAAGAGATTGTCCAAGTCCGATCCATGTGTCTTGACTTACATGTCCGAATCCGGTGAACATATCGTTGCTGGTACCGGTGAATTACATTTGGAAATTTGTTTGCAAGATTTGGAACAAGACCACGCCGGTGTTCCATTGAAGATTTCTCCACCAGTCGTCGCTTACAGAGAAACTGTCGAAACCGAATCTTCCCAAACCGCTTTGTCTAAGTCTCCAAACAAGCATAACAGAATTTACTTGAAGGCTGAACcaatcgaagaagaagtttcTTTGGCTATCGAAAACGGTGTCATCAACCCAAGAGATGATTTCAAGGCCAGAGCTAGAGTCATGGCTGATGAATTCGGCTGGGACGTCACTGACGCCAGAAAGATCTGGTGTTTCGGTCCAGACGGTAACGGTCCAAATTTGGTTGTCGACCAAACTAAGGCTGTCCAATACTTGCACGAAATCAAGGATTCCGTTGTTGCTGCTTTCCAATGGGCTACCAAGGAAGGTCCAATTTTCGGTGAAGAAATGAGATCCGTCAGAGTTAACATCTTGGATGTCACCTTACATGCCGATGCTATCCACAGAGGTGGTGGTCAAATCATCCCAACCATGAGAAGAGCTACCTACGCCGGTTTCTTGTTGGCTGAACCAAAGATTCAAGAACCAGTTTTCTTGGTCGAAATTCAATGTCCAGAACAAGCTGTCGGTGGTATCTACTCCGTCTTAAACAAGAAGAGAGGTCAAGTCGTCTCTGAAGAACAAAGACCAGGTACTCCATTGTTTACCGTCAAGGCTTACTTGCCAGTCAACGAATCTTTCGGTTTCACTGGTGAATTGAGACAAGCCACTGGTGGTCAAGCTTTCCCACAAATGGTCTTCGACCATTGGGCCACYTTGGGTTCCGACCCATTGGACCCAACCTCCAAGGCTGGTGAAATTGTTCTCGCTGCTCGTAAGAGACACGGTATGAAGGAAGAAGTTCCAGGCTGGCAAGAATATTACGACAAGTTATAA
- the BAG7 gene encoding GTPase-activating protein BAG7 — MFNINLLSTPSSREPSPQGDSSPTSSVKCKRDRDTFSSSQNEFDGKVFGVSLEDSLRVAHEEVAIEQNIHESEFIPILIAKNGQYLKENALDTIGIFRIAGSNKRVKELQSIYSKPSDFGRNFEGWSDFNVHDIATVLKRYLNALSEPLVPLALYDVFRNPILQNPQIDEGKKEIIEDYKDIYMLLPQPNRHLILYLVGLLSLFAKNEKKNLMPASNLAAIVQPSILSHPKHEMDPREYEVSRMVIEFLITHASDIIPNEAKSNKNASPNSGMVAKFSNVVVPEMAIDSDDEEPPMPSIDNHMLPKSRAHSDSNNFILQPAVSCSPTDLDKNGLSVPRTYKGRTLSAESLSPKLGKLLGGRSSNNDPRERSPRSENKTKNKQHRQSWLRRLTSPSRTVP; from the coding sequence ATGTTTAACATAAATTTGCTTTCAACGCCTTCTTCTAGAGAACCTTCTCCTCAAGGCGACTCGTCCCCAACGTCTTCTGTAAAATGTAAGAGGGATAGAGACACTTTTTCCAGCTCACAGAACGAATTCGACGGCAAAGTGTTTGGagtttctttggaagattCCCTGCGAGTCGCCCACGAAGAGGTGGCCATCGAACAAAACATTCACGAATCTGAGTTCATTCCGATATTAATAGCGAAAAACGGGcaatatttgaaagaaaatgcatTAGACACAATCGGGATTTTCCGTATCGCAGGTAGCAATAAACGTGTTAAAGAACTGCAAAGTATATATTCCAAACCATCTGATTTCGGCCGAAATTTTGAAGGCTGGAGTGATTTCAATGTCCACGATATCGCAACTGTATTAAAAAGATACCTGAACGCATTAAGTGAACCTTTAGTTCCATTAGCATTATACGATGTCTTCAGAAATCCAATTCTGCAAAACCCCCAAATAGACGAAgggaagaaagaaatcatcGAGGACTACAAAGACATCTACATGCTCTTACCACAACCAAACAGACACCTAATACTATATTTAGTTGGGTTGCTGAGTTTGTTTGCgaaaaacgaaaagaaaaacttaaTGCCTGCAAGCAATTTAGCGGCCATTGTTCAGCCATCAATACTTTCTCATCCCAAACACGAAATGGACCCAAGGGAGTATGAAGTCTCCAGGATGGTCATCGAGTTCCTCATCACGCACGCTTCCGACATAATACCAAATGAAGCAAAGTCAAACAAAAACGCCAGCCCCAATTCAGGAATGGTGGCGAAGTTTAGCAACGTAGTTGTTCCTGAAATGGCCATTGACTCCGATGACGAAGAGCCCCCAATGCCTTCAATAGATAACCACATGCTGCCGAAGTCACGTGCGCACTCCGACTCGAACAATTTCATCCTGCAGCCTGCCGTATCCTGCAGCCCCACCGACCTCGACAAGAACGGCCTCTCTGTACCAAGAACATACAAGGGAAGAACCCTGAGTGCAGAATCCCTTTCGCCCAAACTCGGCAAATTGCTTGGCGGCCGCAGCAGCAATAACGACCCCAGGGAGAGGAGTCCCAGAAGCGAAAACAAGACCAAGAACAAACAGCATAGGCAGTCGTGGTTAAGAAGACTCACCAGCCCTTCTAGAACGGTCCCTTAG